The Hermetia illucens chromosome 2, iHerIll2.2.curated.20191125, whole genome shotgun sequence genomic interval caatcagggaattcctttcaccaacgggaggggagaggagaaagggaactgtcagttcaaggaaccccctgccatccgactcctccaccggtcgagctctatcttcatCGAGaaaaacccgaacgtaatgagcaacacggctccacctgccaGCACTCCACAGTATCTCttcgacaatattgtctggagagagctcccctatgtttaaatagagctgctgacgaaccccatcccaccttccacaagaaaaaaaagtgtggtgggcgtcgtccacaactccattgcaaaacgcaCAATccagagatcgtgcctttccaatcttgtgcaaataagactgaaaacgtccatgctcacttaaaaattgggtacggaaatagtcagtctcaccatgcttccgattcagccacgcaccgaagttgctgatgagccgcgcagtacatctgcctctagttccattttgccaagagagctgctactcgtctagagtgcgttgccgttcttcacgagcaacaacctcccttggatcatctcccttgcgcttgtatatggcttgacgctctttagcaagaatggcaacggggatcactccctcGACCACCATTATCGCCGGTTCAGATACAgtgtggtacgcagacgccacccgcaaagctccccgtctctgtacttgcgcgagacgtttacgaaatacctctttgccaagaAAATCAGCCCATACccctgcaccgtagagcaggacagactgcgttgaactcatcaggggacgtcgcctgctaaacgtaggacccccaatatttgccattagccgaaattccagctgcagccttgttcgtcgcttctttgatttgctcaaaaaagctcatcttcgagtcaggAGTGAACCAagggtactttaccgctggttttcactcgattatcgactcgccgaacgatattggacgcagggtcggaattctctttttagccaggatgactacttcgattttttccagtgcaaggttgcaTAAGTAgtgatccatccgcttacccgtcacatcaatatgccaagtccgctttgcgcctgttcgacagtgcgcccagcaacaagcgccgcgacatcatctgcatagccgaccaggcgcgactcttttggcatgtcgagtttaagtagactatcataggtagcgttgcacagaggtctggccctaggatggatccctgtgctagccccgacgtgacctccatcctcctttaaccctctagtgtttcatagagcaggaaatGGTTCTTCAGaaagtccctcaatatccgtaagagatagttcggcacgtggaaagtattgtctagtatgcctggaatgtctttccatcttacggaattaaaaacGTTTCTGATCCcgagcgttacgaggagcaccacccatcgagttcggcggctatgtgcctccgctcgttgaacggcatccacgacttgcatgacagcatcaactgtgaatctccctgctctaaaaccaaactgccggggaggtAAAagtccggcagcgcgtatcgcttcagcgagtctacttctgatgagcttttcgagcactttcccagcagtgtcaagcatacatagtgggcggtatgaagacggcaactcgagGTCGCCTCttcctttgtggatcagcgcaagcctcgccagcTTCCAACGAACAGGGAAGGTGCCTCcattcaagcaagcgttgaatgcgccgaacagCAAGTCTgtccggtgttggaataccagtttgtatacctctgctgctataccatcgggtcctggcgccttcttgcttttcatagagatctggttgttccaactcttttatagagaaaagtggacagtcctttgTGCTCTTCGCGCacacgtcatcatcccatatgggGTGTGCTgggcccttacaatgcggtcgaTCTGCTCGACGCTAAGTGAACAGAGTTtccgcagaaccccgatttttcgggttatcagtttgtaaccgaatccccacgggtccccattcacctcgtcgaccagatcctgccaacagcaagctttgctcttgttatatTGTGCTGATttatactccgtcattatggtacattcCTACTCCTGGTCGGCGGAGGTTAcgcctggaatgcttccctcgcaacaCGGGCGCCAGACTTTGCTAAAATTGGTCTAAATATTAAAGTCGGTGGAAAGTAACCAAAAGACGGACAGCTGGATGGTGATATCAGACTCTCGCGACAGACCTAtggccccgcttctgaacgagaCAGAAACGGAAGAAGCATCTGCGAGGTCGACATCAGCATCCATTTTGTTAGCCAAATTCAACTCCTAAATGTACTGTTGAGGCTCGTTATGAGCCACTTTGTGACAAGGCCgcaaaaattggagaaaactAAAAGCCTTTCACCGGTCATTCGGATCGGCTATTCCTATCACCAATAAGCGTTTTATGAATAAAAGATTTGCTAAATTTAAACAAAGCTTCTGTTATTCAAATTATCCTAATAAACTATGAACCGCTAGTCAGTGCAGCCTGCTCAGCAGACTTCTCCCCAGGTTTCGACGGACCAGCATCTCGCCCTCTGTAAATGTTCCCCTGGAGGTCTATAGCAAAGTTGTGGTCCACCGGATTCGCCAGTGCGTGGTCTATCGCGGcatccaagttttccttcgttATATACGACCTGGACCGTTCCTggaatattaaaagaaaatacaTTTCAATAGGAGACAATATAGGATTATGAGCGAACAATTAATGGTTACCTTCTCTAAACGAACAATTTCCTCAATCCTTTCCCGCTCTTCCTCCTGCTTGATCCTAGCCTCCTCGAGTTTTCTCGCAACATACGCCTCCCTCTCCGCCGCTTCCTTCTGAAGACGCGCTTCCCGTTCTTGTGCGATTTTAGCATTCCAGGCTTCGTTCTCTGCCACACATTTCTGAAATTCAGCTTCCTCCTGTTCCGGGGTCAAGACCAAGTGATCGGCGGTCGAAGTCTTACGGTTAACCTCCGCTTCTTTCATCAAATAAGAAGTAACCGAACGAAGCTGTGTTCTACGCAAAGGAGAGTCCAAGGATTGATGAATTTCTTTAATAAATGCTGGACGTAAACAAACCTGTAGTTATTATGCAACCGAAGGAGCTCAAGCCGCTCGTCGGAATCCTGTGGCTTGCGTTCCGGCACCAGAAACCTTTTGCTTTTGGCGACGGGCAACCAACGGGGCTTCCTCCTCCATCGCACAAATTGCAAGTTGGTTGAGGCACACACGAGATTAGTATCTAAAATCCTGGCAGATTGGCCCACAACATGCCTCAACATTTTTGACAAGCGAGAATCGCCCAAGGGAGGTTATGTTTACTGAATGTCAGTTATCGGTTGTGCTGTCAAAGCTGGAAGGATTGCAGTATTTCAATAGCGGTTCATTTTGAAGCCCTATGTAGACTAGCGTTTTTCTCAAATCGGACTAATTCAATATTTCCACATAAAAAATCTTTCGTGGAAAGTGAATGGTGAACAGAATTCGATGGCGGCAGAATTGTACTAATTACTTTTCCGCACCACCTAACAAAAAATAATCGTTCCCTCTCCGCAAGGTTGGAATATCTACTGCAACTCTCAAATATTATCAGATGAACAGAACTAACAGAACGGAATCAAACAAGAAAgagataaattgaaaaattaggTCCTCCTTGTCGACGAATAGGACTGTGGCACTCGAAGTGCATCTTTGCTTAGCATAGTACTAGTACAGGAGCCCTGAAATATAGGAGAATGGATCGTCAAGGGCACCAAAACAAATAATACAATTTGTTTCACTAGACCCACTGATCGGTTCAGGTCTATATATATCTTCAAGTTTACTTGGTTGATGACCAATCAGCACCGCAGAAGAATCTATCATGAAGGAAAGTCAATCTTTTCATAGACTGCGATACCAATTCCAGGCACATACTATGAGGCAGTTCGGAACTCAACGAAAGAGATAAGTCTTCCTTTGGGTTAATGATCAACACAAAACTAACGGCTTGCaccaggggcagtacaccaactttTCACTGATCCAGCTTGAGGAGTTGTGACGATTCAGAGGCGATCTTTACCAACTGGCAATGGGATTTTCGGGGTAGAGGACTAGAGACTATTTTATCAGAGATCCTCCTCGGATCATAGTTGGACACTTTTCAATACTTTGTCATTTCATAGATTTAAGAAAGATCGATTGGAGGGGGTCTGGCTAAAGCAAAAAAGCATTGTCATCATAATGGAAGGAGGCTCTCTCTAATCTCTGGAAGCTGGCTAGGGAAAACTTCAACATTTTCGACAGGCATAAATACTACCTGGAAAAGTATAATTCGGCCAGGAGTCTTGTCTGGAGTATTGCCAGAATAACGAAAGTGACAGCAGTTTCGCGAGTCTCAGTTAGGTTTTCGGCGAAGAACATACATAGGCTCCcaccctttcttaaaaaatcggaaGGCTCTTACAAGAAGATCTCTTGTCAGAGATTTCCGCACCAGCAAGAAATCTCAGTCAGAACCCCGCTTTTCCGAATATAAATCTCCATAAAAAGGGTTGTTCTACGGTATATAGAGATTACTTGCACTTGGCCCAGACATATTTTTTTGTGCGTATATCAAAtttaaaaatcttagaaagacagcTCTGCTCCAGCTCCATCGCATCAATGCCGGAGGTAGACCGGGCGCGTACAGTatttgcacccactaaaaacaccCCCGGTTTTTCCAGCCCCAGCTCCGCAAGAACACCATGTAGGTATTACTTCGAGGCGTGGGCTTGTCTTTAGGCACTTGTCCTCCTCTTTTcagcttttcttcttctttcctccttaagcaactcctcctgtattctCACGATTGGGGAGGCCAGTTCTccttcgacctcagcatctccgcaactaagttctccggaCTCACGCTTCTACCCAACGCGTAGTTCAGGTTCCTACTCTTCATtgcgaaccttgggcagtgaaacgtaACATGCTCTGGAacctccggtatgccaccgtATCTAGGATAAtttggtgaatcatcccatccaaagcggtgcagatacctGTAGCAACCACAGTATTCCGTAAAGAACTGGGCGATGTAGTAGTTCGTCtcaccatgtttccgctcaagccacacgctaatgttgggaataagcttgtgcgtccaccgaccctccgaagactcgtcccatctgcgtttcCAGAGATCATTCGATTCCGACGTTCTCGCATTCCTACGTTCTaagtcttgcatggtacagcacgctcatttctttcgccagaatgtcgtgTCGTGCCAGAATGTGTGTGTTAAGCAGAATGGATCGTACTACTCCGGCTAGAAGCGACCTCCGACAGTGTTTTGGCtccccaatatttggcaacattttttcaaGTGCCGCGGTGGccctggctgccttttggcatgcaacTGTTCCTAAAAAATtatcagagagtcctctctgaaagCTAATTTTCCACCATATTCGTTAAATACCATGCCTGACATACCTATGTCAGtttcagttggccgagttgaatgcgttttagaTATCCAGTGCTAACACGGCACAGCCGATGCCAGGAACCAGTGCGCCTTTTGCCAGATTCACTATCACGATTATTACCGGAAATCAAACAGGCGCTCCGACGTTTCCGGTGATGGGAACGAGTTTGTtttagatgactctctccattgtattcagcaggcagataggacgatatggTGCTGGGCCTCCAGGTGTCTTGttgggtttgggaagcaacaccaacttttactttttccactggacagggaatattcctttctCCTCGAAGGTTTGTTGGGGAAGGTGTGGTAGGGAATGCCATCTAAATCGCCCACCCTACAACATATTTCCCGTAGCTTCTCCACAGTtgctggaggtattatgccctcattgAGCTGGACAAACGTTTGCCTTCTGCCATTTTCGTGGCAGAAGGCAAAGGATCTCTTTCAGGGGGCACGAACGGGTCACCTGATCACCTTATGACCTCGCCCTAAGGGTTTATGCTGACATGGTCACACAGTTGTTTGAAAGTTCTTTTACTCCATCGAATGGCTTCTTTCAAGCAGCCACGCAGTTACGAGTGTGTCTCTTCTGGCAACCACGCTTTGCCCTGAGcctctggtaaagcctccttgGTCGGAAACATGCAGCTCGTAAACTTCTGATTTCGTTGTTTCACCAGTAAATGCGCTGCCTACCGGGGGGCTATCGCCTTCTGGGCGAAGTAGCATCGTATGTTTCTATCACCCACTGAGTGATTCCGATGGCTTCTTCTCTAACCGTACCATCCAGGGATATGATGCGTTTGAGCGTCGAGGAAAACGTGTCCCACTCAAAAGCTTTCGCCGTCCAGTCGAGcaaaccacccggcattctttgaaaactctttttcgaccTCGATTCGcatttgatttccatgcagattgcctgatgGTCGGTATAGTCCTAACTTACATGCCAAGCGACACTCACGTAGCTCAGATCCACTATAGACCCTAAAAATGTACGAGGCCCCAGTATTCGCGAGTACCAGGTCTGCTTTCGATATGACTCATTAATTATGGCTACATCGATGTTTCTCGCGGTTGTGATTGGGGTTGACTTGTATCAACCTGGTCTGCAATTTGTTTTAAGAGCCCTTCTGTATTCCGggctgctgctgcctgcaatgtgccgatgttCCACTCCCTTCCTTCCTTTGCACGGTGAGTAATTTGTGTCAGCTCCGCTTTCCAGTCCACATATCCTGTATTGCTTTGACCTGCCTTTTGGActgatgcatgccttcgcaatgtgaccaaagccaaggcatttaGAGCATCACTTCAGTGCCACCTGCTCCTACcccgacacataacccagcctattcctACTCTCCCTGCAGCTAACATATTGTGTTCCCCCGTAGGCTTCCCTCAGCGTTTTCATCGTTGACTTCTGCAGTCTGATAAGATCGAACTCCCTCTCCAATGCATCGTAAACCTCCTCCTTTCTGATCTCAGCTATATCTGCAAAATATAGTGATCTCCGCCTtgctagcccttatgtcggcttcctttCCTAACGACTTTCTGATTTGACTAAAAGATTTGTTCGCGGTTATATCTTTGTATTTCTTGATTGGTTCAACCTTTCGCGCAGTACCTTCCGCAGTTTCTCCTCTCTCGCTCACTTTTTCGTTCAACGTCTGTCCCCCTCTTTCTTCCCGCTTCCCACTTCCCACTGAGGATAGTGATCGCGGACTTCCGGTTAATCAGCTTCACTTCTTTCGTGTTGAGGACCCAAGGGCGTGCCCTAAAAATCCACTTGAGGACGATCTCTTCAAATCTCAGCACATTCCACCTTaaaaactctcaaagaccgCTCTTCTCAGAGTAATTCGTACAGTTAAGTGGTCGTTACATTACAACTTACATACCTAGCTGCCTTTCTAGATTTAGTGGAGCATTCGACTATTTAGATACCAAAACCAAGGAAGATcaatccatgctaagaacctgGATAATTCAACCTGTTTCGAGAGGTAGCCACTTAACCAGACACTTCAGTATGGCATAAGGATGGATGAAATATTAGGGATACCGGACAGGAGCGGAATAAAGTTGGCATTTGTGTTAGAGATATTTCCCTTCGTTGTCAGCGAGATTATGAGAGGTGCGTTGGGAAAAACGTACCTGTACAAGATACGGAATCGGCATAAATCCAATCAAAACGGAGCTCATGCTATTCCACCTTCAGCGTCCAACCAGACGAAGATTTTtacttttctttaatttaaagtATATGGGAATAGTCCTGAATCCTAAATTAAATTGGAGAGTAAGCATACTACTGATGGCTGAGAACACCTATATAGCCTTCTACATCTCCTAGGCGGCCAGAGGTGATCATCATCTTCAAATGAGGCAAAGGTTTATACATCGGAATTCTTAGAAAACTGAAAGCGAACCAGAACCTACCAGCTTGGGGGAAAGTAGGAGGGCCATCGCGGGGAGAACACGTGGAGCAGAGTGGCACGTTACACACAAGGCAAAAATGAGGGAGATGGATGGAGAGAGGGTAGATGAGGCCCCCTGAACCACGGGGTGTGACTCCGGGTTAGTGTCCTAGACGCAATGGGgggtgttttagccggtagtctgAGATAGGAGTCGGGCATTTTctgtttaaatatattttaaaaaaaggacTATCATCAAATCTTTATCGCTGGTGacgatttttgataaatgctcacacggaaaaatatttcaaatcctCTGCTCAAGGCCTTCCTCGTGAAGAGTTAAACTATTGATGTTGTAACCTCCCGGTTAAtggatggtgctttcagttcaactggtggCCGGGTACATTGTGGGCTCTTTTGGCGTAACTGACAAGCCGAACTGTACGTAGATGGCGAGCTGAAGAGTCACCTCAGATCTGCGATGCGTATAGGTGGTAGGTATATACTGAAGGAAGCAGCTGTTCGCCAGTTTGTGCTTTTTTTCCATTTATAATCTAATCCTTTTCTGTCAAGGAGGGGAtccctaaaaatttgaaaaattcaccGAATTTTAAACCCGTAAGTTAAGGCTCAAGAATATACTGAAAATATTGCTTGTCAcaagaggtgactaaaagggatagaaatttgtgggctagaaacctgcaaattttgaaactttattgctatgaaacgtcaacaacgccttggaTACGGACTCATCACACGTCAACGAACTTTGGCTATCGACAACGGGAGTGAGGGTCCCCAGAATActcgctttttccaacttgagcggaaattcgaacgatataagctggacattttgggcctaagcaaagtaagatagGACTCTGTGGAGTACTCCTTtctctcttgcggcaatgtactTTTGTGCTCCGGAAATCTGGCATCGGATTGGGCCACCATTAGGCGGGTTAGTTTTGTTGTGGCCTGCTGGAccgaccaaaaaaaaattgtctaagTTTttaagaagaagctcaacggctgccaaacttgatccaccttttggtgaagggcatcaacaaaaacggctaggggtgcatcttgctgaggaaatgccagaagtgtagcatcggccagttgctgtcgggatttattgaacgcgcggacagcctcttcagaccacacaatctctcgtgtgtcttttgttttggggccagacaagtacgcgttcaaaacggactggtgatgggcggccttgggcaggaaacgacggtagaagtttagcatgcccaagaacctcctcaactccctcattgtttttggacgcgggaagcttgtgattgcttgcaccttgtctggatcgggctgtattccttcggaggaaatggagtggccgaggaatctcacctgttgttgaaggaatttgcatttctcaaggtttaggactaaaccggcctcaaggagacgttgaaaaatgcactcgagatgggctaagtgctcagactcagtggaagaagcgaccaaaacatcatccaaatagacgaaacagaaatcgaggtttcgcaggactgagtgaaggaacctttgaaaggtttgcgccgcattgaacaatccgaaagtcattcgggtgaactcgaagagtccaaagggtgtgcatattgccgtctttggaatgtcttcaggagctactgggatttggtggtatgccttggctaagtccaaggtcgaaaagatgcggcaattcgcgaggtgatgcgcaaagtcgtggatgagtggaatcggatatcggtcaggaacagtctgtgcgtttagccttctataatccccacagggacgccattcgccatttggcttaggga includes:
- the LOC119648328 gene encoding probable 28S ribosomal protein S26, mitochondrial yields the protein MLRHVVGQSARILDTNLVCASTNLQFVRWRRKPRWLPVAKSKRFLVPERKPQDSDERLELLRLHNNYRTQLRSVTSYLMKEAEVNRKTSTADHLVLTPEQEEAEFQKCVAENEAWNAKIAQEREARLQKEAAEREAYVARKLEEARIKQEEERERIEEIVRLEKERSRSYITKENLDAAIDHALANPVDHNFAIDLQGNIYRGRDAGPSKPGEKSAEQAALTSGS